The genome window gccacatcagcTAGCATCATTTGAATTAACATTCTGCATTACCATGGAAATGATTGCATCACAATGGAAATGATTGTCACAATAATAGGCAGCCATTGccagtgtacccatgagtttgtCAGCCAAATcgccagggttagaggatccaagcccattctatttctatgatttcttagagctggccaggtTGTAGTTCTAAAACCCGGAAATGAGTGACCTCTGGTTTGTTCAGCCATCCCTAATGGAAGAATGAATTGGAAAATAATAGGCTTTTGTAATAAATGCCCGAAAATAAgatctgaggttaacacaggcatAAGAGATCTTATACATTTTGTTATATGAGATAAaagcagtcagttaacatgacctttatgaattatgaagcctttatgtgctttaTGCATAACCGTGGGAAATAGGAGTGCCGAGGGTGCTGCAGCGccccctgaaaaatctgaatttaaaaaaattatgaatataaaatatatattattttttgaaaaatatattgtttcacaaaagtagtgcactgggcctttactagcatTAGTGGACCATATAGAGGTCTGTAGTGCAGGcaaaaatgtttttcaacatCTCAGCTTTGGCAAAAAAGGTAGTTGTATAATGAAGAACAATATCTTGCAGGATTCAATAGTTAGAATTGTAAGAGTTGTTTCCCTGACCCTGTTGCTGCGATTGTCATTCAAATAGgatccagaaagaacaaaaccctgtctgtcctcaaacatttacatcaaaaggtgcaaagttatgggcaaagacacaaaacatccacatcaaattacaaattacaaatttttcttgatcaaataacatggaaaacaacaattttttgtgcagtattaatttaccatccacttaatgtaaatgtatattactgtattgtacataggctggtTACCTAGGTTTGTGACTGTAGACTTTCCatcaccatgaagaaaaacaatgcacaatacagtaattgagtatattgagacatcaagtggtttgtgatgatATGATGATGTGGctaagttggtagagcatggcatttgcaatgttagggttgtgggttccattcccatgagggaccagtatgaaaatgtatgcactcactacagtaagttgctctggataagagcttctaccgaaaaggaatgaatagACCATTTCAGTTAACACATAGAAATAAGTTGTGTTTGCAAAGTATTTAAAGAAACTagaaaacatactgtatatcaaacaagtattttcatattccacaagtattatcagatactacaccggctctaatCGTACTACACTcagatgctcgtcggatgtggcagggcttgcaaactattacagactacaaagggaagcacagctgagagctgcccagtgacacgagcctaccagacgagctaaataacttctatgcttgcttcgaggcaagtaacactgaaacatgcatgagagcatcagctgttccggacgactgtgtgatcacgctctccgcaaccgatgtgagtaagaccttaaaataggtcatttaaacaggtcaacattcacaaggccgcagggccagacggattaccaggacgtgtactccgagcatgcactgaccaactggcaagtcttcactgacatttccaacctctccctgtctgagtctgtaataccaatatgttttaagcagaccaccattgaaaggttggtcatggctcacatcaacaccattatcccaaaaaccctaaacccactccaatttgcataccacctctggcctgctcgcctccctacctctgaggaagcacagttcccgctcagcccagtcaaaactgttcgctgctctggcaccccaatggtggaacaagctccctcacgacgccaggacagcggagtcaatcaccaccttccggagacacctgaaaccccacctctttaaggaatacctgggataggataaagtaatccttctaacccccccttaaaagatttagatgcactattgtaaagtggttgttccactggatattataaggtgaatgcaccaatttgtaagtcgctctggataagagcgtctgctaaatgacttaaatgtaaatgtaataccaccccaacagatccacagatgatgtaatctctattacactccacattgccctttcacacatggacaaaaggaacacctacagttgaagtcggaagtttacatacaccttagccaaatgcatttaaactcagtttttcacaatccctgacatttaatcctagttaaaattccctgtcttaggtcagttaggatcaccactttatcttaagaatgtgaaatgtcagaataatagtagagagaatgatttatttcagcttttattaaaAGGGGACTTTGGTTTTTCATGATTAGTTTTGTTgtcaacaatgtaaaaaaataaaacatttattcaaCGTACAATTGTAAGGCAAACTCACAATCCTGTTGCAGCTGGTCGCCTAGTATGTTGAATacattttgattttattttattttagaccAAAGGTTTCCTGACAGCATTTGAATACAGTGCGAAGAGGAAACAATTGTTCTGCGTCACCACTGGAAGCATAGAGTTTGAGTTAAGATTCGCCACATGCTCATATGTTCATAACTTTTCATAGTAATACATTTTCAGTACTCCTATTTTTCTCTTCTGATCCGTCTGTCTTCAGTAAACTACTTGGGGAAGGTATGGAGAGCATGGCAATCACTGAGTCATTTGGAGGTGAGCTCTGTGTGTTCTCCAGTCAAAGATATGATAAATCTCATGCTCATGATGTATAAGACAAGAAGTTAAGGCCCAATGGCTAACATTAACCTGACCTGAGTCAGatataaaacatgttttatttttgtCATACTTCCATAGTAAATGTTTTGTCCCTCAGAGTTTCGGACAGGCAAGacccagctctctcacacactctgtgGTAAGTGAATGGCTGAGGGGTATTTTTGGCAGTCCCAGTTAGGTTGTACTGTCTTGGAAGTCAGGTTTCAGAAATGTTCAGATGTTCTTACATTGGTTCTTGTCATTTAGTCCGTGTCTCTGTTGTTCTCCAGTCACAGCCCAGCTTCCTGGAGAGGATAGCTACACAGGAGGAAAAGTAATCTTCATCGACACAGAGAACACTTTGTATCCTAATTTACCTGAGCTCTAATCTATAAAGTCAGATTTGCATCAGTCTAAAATCACCCGTACCTTTGCAAGTATTTCTGAGGATACAGGGTCATAAGGATCACAGTGTTTTTTTATTCACATGACTCAGCCAATACAGTCTCTTATGAAATCCTATGTTTTCCTTAACCTGATGTGACCCTCTAGTCGTCCAGACAGACTGAAGAACATAGCAGACAGGTTCAACGTGGACCATGATGCTGTGCTGGATAATGTGTTATACGCCCGAGCCTACACCAGTAAGACATCTAACTTACTCATTAAACAGTACCTCTCTATCATTACTGCCTAAACCTGAGAACATATTGTCTGAGGAAAGCTGATTCACAATGTTCGATAGAAATGTTAAGTATACATTTTGAATCTGTTGTTTGTACATTTTTTACTGTATACATTTGAGGATGACTTCTGTGTTTTCTAATGGGTACTTATGACATCAGAGGATAAGGCTTTTGTATGGTTTGGACCTTGCATCTTGGatttactgtactgcactgtattaTGTACCTAATTAGGTTTCAACTTCAGGTGAACACCAGATGGAGCTGTTGGATTTTGTGGCGGCCAAATTCCACGAGGAGGGAGGCATCTTCAAACTTCTGGTattaaatgaaaataaaatataaacaACATCACCTGTCACATTGTTTTATGTTAGTATTTTTTTCTTAGTGTCAACTTCTATCACTGTACTTATCTTTCGGTAACACTTTAGTTAATGTCGACAGATATAATGCATTATTATGTGTAATAAGCATTTATAATGTCTTGTGTCTCTATGTCTTTCCCATTCCTGCCCTCAGATCATAGACTCCATCATGGCTCTGTTCCGGGTAGATTTCTCTAGCCGAGGGGAGCTGGCAGAGAGACAACAGAAGCTGGCCCAGATGCTCTCTCGTCTGCAGAAGATCTCTGAAGGTCTGGCCACAGCTCTTGCAGATTTTTATGGGAACTATGGAAATAATAGATGTACATCGCAGCAGAATAACTCTGCAGAATCTCTTGACTTTTGCGTAAACCTTGGATTGATGGAGATGGgatatttttagttttttaatattaatattatattcATGTCTTCCTCTCCCTAGAGTACAACGTTGCAGTGTTTGTCACCAATCAGATAACTGCAGACCCTGGAGCTGGGATGTCGTAAGTGACTAACCTGATTTAGGGACTAGGGGTCGGTTTGGAATTGGACGGAAACTCACTCACTTGGCTAAAGTTCTAACAGGTTTTGGCCTGTAATTCTGATCTGAGGGTTTCTCTTGTCTCTGTCAGGTTCCAAGCTGATCCCAAAAAGCCGATTGGAGGGCACATCCTGGCGCATGCGTCCACCACACGAATCAGCTTGAGGAAAGGACATGGAGAGTTGAGAATTGCCAAGATCTTTGACAGGTAATTTGTCTTAAAGTTCACTTACTCAATATATGTTGTTCTCATTATTCCTTAGTAATAAATCATTGTAAAGAAGTGGTCAAATAGGATTTTCTCACCTATAGAGAAAGATCTACCTCCTCTCATAGATTCATTATTTTCCATGGTCTCCTGCAGTCCTGATATGCCTGAGAACGAGGCCACTTTCACCATCACTCCAGGGGGAATTGCTGATGCCAAAGAGTGAAAGACCTTCATGGACTGTTTATCTGTACTATTTAATGttagaattttttgttgttgagtttaGTAAAATAAAGGATGTGTATACTCTGATTAGTATACTGTTATTAATGTTAATATTGACCAGTTTACTGAGTGGAGATAGACAGCTTTACGTTCAACCCCACCTTCCAGAATGCATTGTTCTGTAGTTCCAGGGTTACCCCCTCGAGGAATCCTCCTAGCGGTTCGTGGTGGAACTGTAGgtttacgtctctctctctctcgtcggtctCGTCTCCGTGAGACACCGGCTCACCATATGCCTCCCAAAACAAGACACAGTGAAGCATCGCGAATTATTTTAACATAAGTAGCAAGATAACAGAACGGACATCAATCCAGTTGCGTTATTCACAGtcaagccagctagctagcttagctaactCTGCCATGGACCCGCGAGACACAGCCCCGGATTcgtgggagcaggaggaggaTGCCGAGGCCCGAGCCGCCGCGGGACTCCAGTCCGCTCTCGCGGCTCTCAACGTCAATGCCAAGCCGTTTGTCCCGAATGTCAACGCGGCGGTGTTTGTACCGACATTCTTTCAAAGCAGCCCCACGGAAATCCCAATATCTGACGGTCACGGTAGGTTAGTGCGTGATGTTGTGGAGTGTTGTAATAACGGGATTTTGACAGCTGCTCTTATTGCCTGGGGTTAGCCaggttagctacagtagctagctagataacgttagctaTCTTGGggttgtaacgttagctagcaagctcaCTAGACTAGTGTATGATATTGCTCAACCCTAATGTGACTGTTTTGACATGATGGTGCAACGTTTATAGCTAGGCCTACTGCTCATGATGCTATTATTATTGTTAAGCCATCACCCATACTGGATTCCTATTCCAAAAGCTCCAATGTCCATTTAATGCCAATGATAAACGCAACAACTTGTCTCTTCACAGGTGCTGAGCCAGTTGCCAGCATGGAGCTGTCAGAAACAGTTGGTATGTGTTTTGTGTTTATTACTATATTATTATTTAGCTAACTATTCTTCCATCTTTTACTTCCCTTTGCCACTCAGGTGTGTTGCACTTTACACAATGTTATTGTTTTGGACAATCACAGACGGTATCAGATTGTTTGTTAAAGATGTGTATCACAGGTGTTTTTTAAAACCTTTAGGTCTCAATCGTTATTTTTTACCTGCAGAAGGTTGCCTTGCCAACTCCCACCCAACTCATTCCAGCAGAGATTACAAATGTCCGTCAGTCAGTATTGTCTACCATACATTCAGACATTGAAACATCTCTTCAGGCCTACTGCTCACTGGGAGGTAGCCTAGGCCTGAAGGCCAGTTCTGGGAGACATGACAAGGTCCAACTGGGAGGATTGGCAGGCTCCCACTCCCTACATGCACATCTATAGCATGATGCAACATCACAGGCCTATGCCTAAAATATACTAGTACACTGGAACACGTGGAAACGGATATGACGTTTGTTAGACTGGTATAACCAAATTGGGCAGTCCAGTTGGTAATTTCAGGGAATGTTGCTGTAGAGGTACTATATTGACCAGCCCTATATGTTTTTGACATTTGGCCAGAGAACACTGCCGCTGTGCACATCTACTCAGGTTACATACGCCTGATTTATCTGTTAGTGTGACACCTGGCTGAAACTGTAgcctgccagagagagagagagagaggacacgagGGGAAGTGAGTTCTGAGTGACTGTTGAAGTTACCTCGTGGGTTTATAATTCAGAACACAGATGCCGTTTTTGTAATGTGTAGTTCATTTTTTCTGTGGTGTTGCATGCAATGTAAGCATGCCTCTGAGTAGTTGTCATCATGACCTTCTCCAGATTGTGAATGACAAGTGTTGAGAAGGGAACAGGCATTGTACATGTTTAATTTCATGGATGAGGAGGTGAAGGCCTTGTTTATATGCTGCTATGGGAAGAGTTTTTCTGAAGCACTAATCTGCATCAGTGCTTGATTAACTAGAATTTCTTTAAAGAATTCATTTAAAGTTCAATATACAGTAAAGTTATATAGCTATCACTACTATCGCTACAAAGCTATATCACTATTAAATAAGGATATTGAACATCCatggtatacagtgccttcaagtattcacaccccttgactttttcaacattttgttgtgttacagcctgaaattaaaattgattaaattgggattgtgtgtcactggcctacacacaataccctataatgttaaaatggaattatgtttttagaaatgtttacaaagtcattaaaaattaaaagctgaaatttcttgagtcaataagtattcaacccttttgctaTTGCAAGACTAAAATAAgtacaggagtaaaaatgtgcttaacacacataataagttgcatggattcactctgtgtgcaataatagtgtttaacatgatttttgaatgactacctcatctctgtactacatacattcaattatttgtaaggtccctcagttgagcagtgaatttctaacatagattcaaccacaaagaccagggaggttttccaatacattgcaaaaaagggcacctattggtagatgttgAAAAGAAAGGAAGccaacattgaatatccctttgagcatgttgaagttcttaattacactttggatggtgtatgaatacatccagtcacttcaaagatacaggcgttcttccgaactcagttgccagagaggaatgaaacctctcagggattttaccatgaggccgatggtgacagagtttaatggctgtgataggagaaaactgaggatggttcaacaacattgtagttactccacaatactaacctaaatgacagagtgaaaagaaggaagcctgtacagaataaaaatataccaaaacatgcatcctgtttgcaataaggcactaaagtaaaactgcaaaaaatgtggcaaggaaattaactttatgtcctgaatataaagcgttatgtttgagacaaatccaacacaacacatcactcttcatattttcaagcatggtggtggctccatcatgttatgggtatgggtatttttttaggataaaaataaatggaatagagctaagtgcaggtaaaatcctagaggctggtttagtctgctttccaacagacactgggagacatattcacatttcagcaggacaatagaccaaatatacattggagttgcttaccaagacgacattgaatgttcttgattggtctagttacagttttgacttaaatcggcttgaaaatctatggcaagactggaaaatggctgtctagcgatGGACAGCTGTAATCGCCGCAAAAgtggattctaacatgtattgactcaggggtgtgaatacttatgtaaatgagattgttagaatttctaaaaacatgttttcactttgtcattgtggggtattttgtgtagatgggtgagaaaaggtTTGAATTAATTTtgagttcaggctgtaacacaacagtgtggaataagtcaaggggtatgaatactttctgaaggcactgtagatgaccACAACTATGTAATAAGCCAATTTCAGTGTCATAGTGTatgaggtcagagatcaaagAGCATTGTTTGAAGAGAACGTGCAGTCACCGTGCAGTTCCGCACACAGTTTAGATTAACAGTGTGCCGGTACTCTCCTGTCTGTTCACAAGCTATCTCATATACCCATCATGCACCTGTGAAATCTGCTGGATGTGCGGACTACCTTCAACAAAAGAGCATTGTTTCATGGTCTACATCAGTGGTAAACAAGTGCCGCTTTTGTCCTTTAGCTCCAGTGGAGAACGGAGGAGGGACAGAAGCAGACATGATGGTGGAGGTGGAGACGTGGGAGCAGAAAGAGGAGCCCGGGGAAGGAGAACCAGGAGGAGGGGGAGccctgggaggagaggggggttcCAGTGAGGAGGTgcagggaaaggaggaggaggagatgatggaagaggaagaggaggaggagctgcCCATGCTCAAAGTAATCCCCCTCCCACCAGACGCCCCGAAGAAGGAGCATGTCAATGTGGTGTTCATCGGGCATGTGGGTGCGTTCCTACTGAATATTATTACCTCATGGTCTTCTTTCCTACATCATTTTTTTATTCCTGGACAGAGAGCAAGTGCTGTTAGAAATTGTCTATATTCATTTGGATTGAAGACCAGTTTTCTTTTTTTCAGATGCTGGTAAATCAACTATTGGAGGTCAGATCATGTgagtaataacatggttatcaaTAACTATTCCTAGATTCAGGTTACTGAAGATGGCTTAACATTTTCTTCTACGGTATGATCCATTGCTACTAATGCCATGGCAATCTAGAAATAAAATGTTCTCTCCTATATTCATCAGATCAGGCAATCTCTGTTTATCTTTCTTATTGGAGGTATTTGACAGGAATGGTGGAGAAAAGAACCCTGGAGAAATATGAAAGAGAAGCCAAAGAAAAGAACAGAGAAACATGGTGAGCTTACCTTCTGGTGTGACTAGATTCAGTTATGTATATGCTTGGAAATAACAAAAATGGCTCTGAAAAACATTTTCATATGACTTTTTCATCTTGTATCCGTATCTTGCTCGTCAGGTACCTGTCCTGGGCTCTGGACACCaaccaggaggagagagacaaggggaAGACGGTGGAGGTGGGGAGAGCCTACTTTGAGACAGAGAAAAAGCACTTTACTATCCTGGACGCCCCCGGCCACAAAAGCTTTGTCCCCAACATGATCGGTGGGGCGTCACAGGCTGACCTGGCAGTGCTGGTGAGTTTTCCCAAACAATGCTTAGTGGAAGGGATTTCACTGGCCACTTTTCATATCTGCTGCGTCGAGGCAAAACAGGCCCCTGTGTCCCTGATAGTTGTATTGTTGCCAGTAGACAAGTTGACTGAGACTGCATTTGTTTAGCAATGGATTTTGTATGATAAGAAGAGGACTGACTTAACTATATAATGAGAGAGTATTTTCTAACATGCATTCTAGTTCTGAAAAGTCTACACAGTAGATAATGTACAGTACCTGTTAGGTGTACCCTAGTGTTTAGCATTATCTTCTGCACCCTATGCTAGTCTAACGTAACCCTATGTTGTGGTCAGGTGATCTCGGCCAGAAAAGGAGAGTTTGAGACAGGCTTTGAGAAGGGAGGTCAGACGCGGGAACACGCCATGCTGGCCAAGACGGCTGGAGTCAAACACCTCATCGTCCTCGTCAACAAGATGGACGACCCCACTGTCAACTGGAGCTTGGAAAGGTCAGTCAGtacaatgtacagtgcattcggaaagtattaagaccccttgactttgttcacattttgttacattacagccttattttaaaatggattaaatatatatacttaaacttaaacaacacaatgtaactccaagtcaatcacacttctgtgaaatcaaactgtccacttaggaagcaacactgattgacaataaatttcacatgctgttgtgcaaatggaatagacaacaggtggaaattataggcaattagcaagacacccccaataaaggagtggttctgcaggtggggaccacagaccacttctcagttcctatgcttcctggctgatgttttggtcacttttgaatgctggcggtgctttcactctagtggtatcatgagacggagtctacaacccacacaagtggctcagatggcacatcaatgcgagctgtggcaagaaggtttgctgtgtctgtcagcgtagtgtccagaggcgctaccaggagacaggccagtacatcaggagatgtggaggaggccgtaggagggcaacaacccagcagcaggaccgctacctccgcctttgtgcaaggaggagcaggagaagcactgccagagccctgcaaaatgacctccagcaggccacaaatgtgcatgtgtctgctcaaacggtcagaaacagactccatgagggtggtatgagggcccgacgtccacaggtgggggttgtgcttacagcccaacaccgtgcaggacgtttggcatttgccagagaacaccaagattggcaaattcgccactggcgccctgtgctcttcacagatgaaagcaggttcacactgagcacgtgacagatgtgacagagtctggaaacgccgtggagaacgttctgctgcctgcaacatcttccagtatgaccggtttggcggtgggtcagtcatggtgtggggtggcatttctttggggggccgcacagccctccatgtgctcgccagaggtagcctgactgccattaggtaccgagatgagatcctcagaccccttgtgagaccatatgctggtgcggttggccctgggttcctcctaatgcaagacaatgctagacctcatgtggctggagtgtgtcagcagttcctgcaagaggaaggcattgatgctatggactggcccgcccgttccccagacctgaatccaattgagcacatctgggacatcatgtctcgctccatccaccaacgccacgttgcaccacagactgtcaaggagttggcggatgctttagtccaggtctgggaggagatccctcaggagatcatccgccacctcatcaggagcatgcccaggcgttgtagggaggtcatacaggcacgtggaggccacacacactactgagcctcattttgacttgttttaaggacattacatcaaagttggatcagcctgtagtgtggttttccactttaattttgagtgtgactccaaatccagacctccatgggttgataaattggatttccattgattatttttgtgtgattttgttgtcagcacattcaactatgtaaagaaaaaagtatttaataagattatttctttcattcagatctaggatgtgttgtttaagtgttccctttattttttggagcagtatatttttaatcaatctacacaataccccaaaatgacaaagcgaaaacaggtttttagacatttttgcaaatgtataataaaTTAAAAagataaataccttatttacataagtattcagaccctttgctatgaccctcgaaattgagctcaggtgagtcctgtttccattgatcatccttgagatgtttctacaactcgattggagtacacctgtgttaaattcaattgattggacatgatttggaaaggcaaacgtctatctatataaggtcccacagttgacagtgcatgtcagagcaaaaccaagccatgaggtcgaaggaattgtccttagaactccgagacaggattgtgtcgaggcacagatctaggtaagggtaccaaaatatttctgcagcattgaaggtccccaagaacacagtggcatccatcattt of Salmo salar chromosome ssa01, Ssal_v3.1, whole genome shotgun sequence contains these proteins:
- the LOC106609499 gene encoding eukaryotic peptide chain release factor GTP-binding subunit ERF3A, producing the protein MDPRDTAPDSWEQEEDAEARAAAGLQSALAALNVNAKPFVPNVNAAVFVPTFFQSSPTEIPISDGHGAEPVASMELSETVAPVENGGGTEADMMVEVETWEQKEEPGEGEPGGGGALGGEGGSSEEVQGKEEEEMMEEEEEEELPMLKVIPLPPDAPKKEHVNVVFIGHVDAGKSTIGGQIMYLTGMVEKRTLEKYEREAKEKNRETWYLSWALDTNQEERDKGKTVEVGRAYFETEKKHFTILDAPGHKSFVPNMIGGASQADLAVLVISARKGEFETGFEKGGQTREHAMLAKTAGVKHLIVLVNKMDDPTVNWSLERYEECKEKLVPFLKKVGFNPKKDIYFMPCSGLTGANLKEPIEECTWYTGLPFIPHLDSLPSFSRITDGPVRLPIVDKYKDMGTVILGKLESGFIAKAQQLVMMPNRHTVEVLSLLSDEVETDEAVPGENLKLRLKGIEEEEILPGFILCNAENLCHSGRTFDAQIVIIEHKSIICPGYNAVLHIHTCIEEVQITALICLVDKKTGEKSKTRPRFVKQDQVCIARLRCAGTICLETFKDFPQMGRFTLRDEGKTIAIGKVLKLVPEKD
- the LOC106609504 gene encoding meiotic recombination protein DMC1/LIM15 homolog isoform X2 yields the protein MKAAEDQVVEDEAGHQDDETKGFLTAFEYSAKRKQLFCVTTGSIEFDKLLGEGMESMAITESFGEFRTGKTQLSHTLCVTAQLPGEDSYTGGKVIFIDTENTFRPDRLKNIADRFNVDHDAVLDNVLYARAYTSEHQMELLDFVAAKFHEEGGIFKLLIIDSIMALFRVDFSSRGELAERQQKLAQMLSRLQKISEEYNVAVFVTNQITADPGAGMSFQADPKKPIGGHILAHASTTRISLRKGHGELRIAKIFDRFIIFHGLLQS
- the LOC106609504 gene encoding meiotic recombination protein DMC1/LIM15 homolog isoform X4, whose translation is MRPDTKMMSKLLGEGMESMAITESFGEFRTGKTQLSHTLCVTAQLPGEDSYTGGKVIFIDTENTFRPDRLKNIADRFNVDHDAVLDNVLYARAYTSEHQMELLDFVAAKFHEEGGIFKLLIIDSIMALFRVDFSSRGELAERQQKLAQMLSRLQKISEEYNVAVFVTNQITADPGAGMSFQADPKKPIGGHILAHASTTRISLRKGHGELRIAKIFDSPDMPENEATFTITPGGIADAKE
- the LOC106609504 gene encoding meiotic recombination protein DMC1/LIM15 homolog isoform X5 — translated: MRPDTKMMSKLLGEEFRTGKTQLSHTLCVTAQLPGEDSYTGGKVIFIDTENTFRPDRLKNIADRFNVDHDAVLDNVLYARAYTSEHQMELLDFVAAKFHEEGGIFKLLIIDSIMALFRVDFSSRGELAERQQKLAQMLSRLQKISEEYNVAVFVTNQITADPGAGMSFQADPKKPIGGHILAHASTTRISLRKGHGELRIAKIFDSPDMPENEATFTITPGGIADAKE
- the LOC106609504 gene encoding meiotic recombination protein DMC1/LIM15 homolog isoform X1, with the translated sequence MKAAEDQVVEDEAGHQDDETKGFLTAFEYSAKRKQLFCVTTGSIEFDKLLGEGMESMAITESFGEFRTGKTQLSHTLCVTAQLPGEDSYTGGKVIFIDTENTFRPDRLKNIADRFNVDHDAVLDNVLYARAYTSEHQMELLDFVAAKFHEEGGIFKLLIIDSIMALFRVDFSSRGELAERQQKLAQMLSRLQKISEEYNVAVFVTNQITADPGAGMSFQADPKKPIGGHILAHASTTRISLRKGHGELRIAKIFDSPDMPENEATFTITPGGIADAKE
- the LOC106609504 gene encoding meiotic recombination protein DMC1/LIM15 homolog isoform X6 is translated as MFCPSEFRTGKTQLSHTLCVTAQLPGEDSYTGGKVIFIDTENTFRPDRLKNIADRFNVDHDAVLDNVLYARAYTSEHQMELLDFVAAKFHEEGGIFKLLIIDSIMALFRVDFSSRGELAERQQKLAQMLSRLQKISEEYNVAVFVTNQITADPGAGMSFQADPKKPIGGHILAHASTTRISLRKGHGELRIAKIFDSPDMPENEATFTITPGGIADAKE
- the LOC106609504 gene encoding meiotic recombination protein DMC1/LIM15 homolog isoform X3 yields the protein MKAAEDQVVEDEAGHQDDETKGFLTAFEYSAKRKQLFCVTTGSIEFDKLLGEEFRTGKTQLSHTLCVTAQLPGEDSYTGGKVIFIDTENTFRPDRLKNIADRFNVDHDAVLDNVLYARAYTSEHQMELLDFVAAKFHEEGGIFKLLIIDSIMALFRVDFSSRGELAERQQKLAQMLSRLQKISEEYNVAVFVTNQITADPGAGMSFQADPKKPIGGHILAHASTTRISLRKGHGELRIAKIFDSPDMPENEATFTITPGGIADAKE